The window CGCGCGGCCTGGGCCTCGGCAAGGTGGCCCAGCCGGTGCGGGTGGCCCTCACCGGCGGCACCGCGTCGCCGGGGATCCACGACGTGGTGCTGATCCTGGGCCGGGCCGAGTCGCTGGCCCGCCTCGACGCGGCGCTGGCAGGCATCCCGTAGCCCGGGCGGCGCCACCCCGGGTGGGCGCCACCCGCCGACCACCCGCCCGACCCGGCCGCCCCTCGTCGCCCGGGACGGCCCCTGCGGCACAATCTCCCCCCGGCGCGCCCCGGGACGTGGCACCGTCCCCGGGGTACCGGCCCGAAGGGCCAGCAGGGGGACCCCATGAAGCGGCTGCTCAGCGACCTGACCCGCACCCGGCTCGGCCTGGCCGGCGCGTTCCTGGCCACCGTCACCGGCCTGCTGCTGGTGACCCTGCTGGTGCTGTCGCTGGCCGGCTTCGAGGGCGGGCCCTACTTCGGGCTGCTGGCCTTCATGCTCCTGCCCGCCCTCTTCGTGGCCGGCCTGCTGCTCATCCCGGCCGGCGCCTGGCTGGAGCGGCGCCGCATCGCCCACGGCGGCGCCCCGTCCCCGCCGCTGCCGGTGCTCGACCTGAACGACGTCTCCTCGCGCCGCAAGGTCCTCTGGATCGCCGGGCTCACGGTCATCAACGTCATCGTGGTGGCGGTGGCCACCTACCGCGGCGTGCACGCCATGGAGTCGCCGGCCTTCTGCGGCTCCTGCCACACCGTGATGGACCCGGAGTTCTCCGCCTACTCCCGCTCGCCGCACCAGCGGGTGCGCTGCGTCGAGTGCCACATCGGGCCGGGCGCCTCCTGGTTCGTGAAGTCCAAGCTCTCCGGCTCCTGGCAGATGATCTCGGTCATGCTGCACCTCTACCCCACGCCCATCCCCACCCCCGTGGAGAACCTCCGCCCGGCGCGCGACACCTGCGAGCAGTGCCACTGGCCCACCAAGTTCGTGGGCGACCGGCTCAAGGTGCTGACCCACCACGACGAGGACGAGGCCAGCACGCCCACGAAGACGGTGCTGGTGCTGCGGGTGGGCGGGCTAGGGGCCGGCGGCGGCCAGGGCATCCACCACCACGTCAGCCCGGGCGTGGTGGTCCGCTACCAGGCCGACGCCCGGCGCGAGGTCATGGGGGCCGTCGAGGTGACCCACGCCGACGGGACCCGCCTCACCTACCTGCCCAAGGCCGGGACCCCGCCGGCCAGCCCGGACGGCGAGTGGCGCACCATGGACTGCATCGACTGCCACAACCGGCCCACCCACCAGTTCCGGGGCGCCGAGTGGGAGCTCGACCAGGCGCTGGAGTCCGGCCGCGTCGACCGCACCCTCCCCTTCCTGCGGCGGGAGGGGCTGAAGGCCATGACCGCGCCCTACGGATCGCCGGCCGAGGCGCGGCAGGGCATCGAGGCGGCCCTGGCCGCCTTCTACGCCCGGGAGCGGCCCGAGGTGCTGGCGCAGCGCGGGCCGGCCGTGACGGCCGCGGCCGCCGAGCTGGCCGAGGCCTGGGCCCGCAACGTCTGGCCGCAGATGAAGATCACCTGGGGCACCTACCCCTCGCAGCTCGGCCACGTCGCCACCCCCGGCTGCTTCCGCTGCCACGACGAGGAGCACGCCACCGCCGAGGGCAAGGTCCTCTCGCAGGACTGCGGCCTGTGCCACACCCTGCTGGCCGACGGCGAGCACGACCCGGCCATCCTGAAGCAGCTGTCGCCGTAGCGTCGGGCCGGGGCCGCCCGGCGCCGCGGCCCCTCGGGCGCGGGCTTTACCCGGGCGGACCGGCGTGGCAAGAGAGCGGCCCCCATGGCCACCTCCAGGACCCGCCCGCCGCCGAGCCCCACCCGCGCCCCCGCCCGGCGCGGCGCCGCCGCTGCCGCCGGTCCGGCGCGCCCGCGCCCGCGCCCGCCGCGGCCCGGCCGCGCCGCCGCGCCGGGGGTGGACCGCCACGTGCTCTACGCGCGCGCGGTGCAGCACGCCGACAGCGAGCTCGAGCTGCTGGAGTGGGTGGCGCGGCGGGCCGGGCGGCCGGCCCAGTCGCTGCGCGAGGACTTCTGCGGCACGGCGCTGCTGGCCTCCAGCTGGATCGGGCGCGGCCCGCGCCGCACCGCCACCGCGGTGGACCTCGACCCGGAGGTGCTGGCCTGGGCCAGGACCCACCGGCTGCCCGCCCTGGGGCCCAGGGCCGGACGCCTCCGCCTGGTCCAGGCCGACGTGCGCCGGGGGCCGCGCGGCCCGTTCGACGCCGTGCTGGCCCTCAACTTCAGCTACCAGGTCTTCACCACCCGGGAGGCGCTGCGCGGCTACCTGGCCTCGGCGCGCCGCGCCCTGGCGCCCGGCGGGGTGATGGTGCTCGACGCCTTCGGCGGCTGGCTGGCCCAGAAGCCGCTCACCGAGCGGCGCCGCATCGCCGGCGGGGTCACCTACGTCTGGCAGCAGGAGGCCTTCGACCCCATCACCCACCGCCTCCGCTGCGCCATCCACTTCCAGCTGCCCGGCGGCCAGCGGCTGCGGCGCGCCTTCACCTACGACTGGCGGCTCTGGACGCTGCCCGAGCTGACCGAGCTCATGGCGGAGGCCGGGTTCGAGGGGGTCGAGGTGCTCTGGGACCCCACGCCCCAGGAGTCGGACCCGGCCTGGGAGCCGCGCCGCGCCGCCGACAACCAGCCGGGCTTCCTGGCCTACGTCACCGGGCGGCGCCCGCGGCGCTGAGCGCCGCCGCCGCGGCCCTGGCCCCCCACCGATCCGGGCCCAGGGGCGGAGGCCGGCCGGGCCGGCCGCTCAGGCCAGGTTGTGGAAGACCCGCTGGACGTCGTCGTCCTGCTCCAGCGCGTCCACCAGCTCCAGCACCTCCTTGGCCTGCTCCTCCGGGAGGGTCACCGGGTTCTGCGGCACGTACTCCAGCTCGGCGGAGATGACCGGCAGCTTGCGCTCCTCCAGCGCCGCCTGCATGGCCCCGAAGCTGGCGAAGGCGCAGCGGATGACCAGCTGCTTCTCGCCCTTCTCGCCGGTCCCCTCGCCCAGCTCCTCCAGCCCGTGGTCGATGAGGTCGAGCTCGAGGGCGTCTGGGTCGAGCCCCTCCGGCGCCAGCCGGAAGGCGCCCATCTTCTGGAACTGGAAGGCCACGCTGCCGGTGGTCCCCATGTTGCCGCCGTGGTTCTTGAACCCCACCCGCACGTTGGCCACCGTGCGGACCACGTTGTCGGTGGCCGTCTCCACCACCACCGCCACGCCGTGGGGCGCGTAGCCCTCGTAGAGCACCACCTCGTAGGCCTGCTGGTCCTGGCCCGAGGCGCGCTTGATGGCGCCCTCCACCTTGTCCTTCGGCATGTTGGCGCCGCGGGCGTTCTGCAGGGCGCGGCGCAGGGCCGCGTTGGTGTCCGGGCTGGGGCCGCCGGCCTTCACCGCGATGACGATGTCCTTGCTGATGCGCGTGAAGACCTTCGCCATCTTGTTCCAGCGGGCGAACATCGTGGCCTTGCGCGTCTCGAAGATGCGTCCCATGGGCTCCTCTCGCCGGGGGGGCCCGGCGCCGCCGGCAGCTCCCCCCCGCATGGGCGGATAGCCCACCCCCCGCTCTTCTGCAAGCGTCCGCTTCGACCGGCCGGACCGGGATTGGATCGACGCCGGCGCCCGGCGCTTGGTACCCTCCGTCCCCGTGCCTGCAGCGCCACCCCAAGGCGCCAGGCGCCAGGAGCGGCATGCCGGAGCAGGAGTCCAGCGCGGGCCAGCCGGACGACAGCAGCTCGCGCCAGCTGGCCGAGGAGCGGCTGCGCCAGTCCGAGGAGAAGTTCTCCAAGGTCTTCCTGACCATCCCCGACACCCTGGTGGTGACCCGCGCCGGCGACGGCCTGCTGCTGGACGCCAACCCCGGCTTCGAGCTGGCCACCGGCTGGCCGCGCCAGGACGCGGTGGGCCGCTCCACCCTGGCCCTGGCCCTGTGGGCCGACCCGGCGGAGCGGACCCACATGGTGGAGCGGCTGGCCGCCGGGGGCGAGGTGCTGTACCAGCCGTTCACCTTCCGCCGGCGCAGCGGCGCCCTGCGGGAGGGGGTCTACTCGGCCCGCGCCGTGACCCTGGGCGGCGAGGCCTGCGTCCTCTTCTGCATGCAGGACGTCACCGAGCGGCGCCGCCTGGAGGCGGCCCACGCCGACATGGAGGCGCAGCTCCGCCAGGCCCAGAAGCTGGAGGCCGTGGGCCAGGTGGCCGGGGGGGTGGCCCACGACTTCAACAACCTCCTCACCGTCCAGGTGGCCGGGCTGGCGACGCTGGAGGAGATGGCCGGCCTGCCCGAGGAGGCGCGCGAGGTGGTCGGCGAGATCCGCGAGGCGGCGCGCGCGGCCGCCGGGCTGACCCGCCAGCTGCTGGCCTTCAGCCGCCGCCAGGTGCTGCAGCCGCGGCGCGCCGACCTGGCCGAGGTGCTGCGCTCCTTCCTCAAGATGGTGCGCCGGGTGCTGCGCGAGGACGTGGTGCTCGAGCTGCGGCTGGGCGGCGAGCCGCTCTGGCTGGACGCCGACGTGGGCATGCTGGAGCAGGTGCTCATGAACCTGGCGGTCAACGCCCGCGACGCCATGCCGGACGGGGGTCGCCTGGTGGTGGCCGCCGACCTGGTGGCGCTCGGCGAGGCGGCCGCGGCCCTCCACCCCGAGGCCCGGGTCGGCCGCTTCGTGCAGCTGGCCGTCAGCGACTCCGGCCACGGCATGGACCAGGCCACCCAGCGCCGCATCTTCGAGCCCTTCTTCACCACCAAGCCGCACGGCCAGGGCAGCGGGCTCGGGCTGGCCACCGCCTACGGCATCGTCAAGCAGCACGGCGGCTGGATCGAGGTGGTGAGCCGGCCCGGGGCCGGCGCCACCTTCCTGGTCCACTACCCGGCCGCCGAGGCCCCCCTGGTCCAGGCCATGACGCCGGTCCCCCAGGCGGCGGCGCTCCCCCGCGGCGCCGGGCAGCGGGTGCTGCTGGCCGAGGACGAGCCCGCGGTGCGACGCTCGCTCTGCTCCTGGCTCGGCCGCCTCGGCTACCAGGTGACGGAGGCGGCCGACGGCGCCGCGGCGGAGCAGGCCTGGCGGGCCGAGCCGGGCGCCTTCCACCTGCTGCTCACCGACCTGGTCATGCCGGGCGGGACCAGCGGCCTGGAGCTGGTGCGCCGGCTGCGCGCCGAGGACCCGGGGCTGCCGGCGCTCGTCATGTCGGGCCACGGCCCCGACCTGGCGGCCGGCCTGCCCACCGGGGTCGGCTTCCTGCCGAAGCCCTGGGCGCCGGAGGAGCTGGCGCGCGCCATCCACCGCGAGCTGCGCCGCCGCCCAGGCGCAGGGGGCTAGCCCGGGGCGGGAGCCCCGCCCGGGCGCCGGGCCGACCGCCCGCTCAGGGCCGCGGCGGCGGCCAGACGGTGGCCTCGCCGTTGGCGTCCACCTTCACCTTGAGGTGCCCCGGCCCCCGCCAGACGCTGCCGGCGATGACGCGCGCCGGCACCCACGGGTAGAGGGCGCGGGTGGCCTCGGTGGTGAAGACCGCGGGCGAGGCCACCGGCGCGTCGGGCACCGCCGCCGGGACGCCCGCCTCGGTGACGGGGATGGGCGCCGGCCGCTGCTGGGCCGCGCCCCGGGGTCCGCGCCGCTGGCGCCGGGCCCCGCGGGCCTGCCGCTTTCCACTGCGTTCCATGCCGTTCAAGATGAGGATGCTCCGTTTCGCCAGGAAGGCCTTCGGCGAGTCATTACCACGGTCTGGCCCGGTCCTGAACCCTCCACCCGCTCCCCGAACCCTCCGCGGCGCCCCAGGCTCCCACGGGTCGCCCCTCACCCCGGAGCCGCCATGTCCGCCCCCGTGTCCGCCCTCGCCCTCCTCCTCGCCCTCTCGGGCGCCGCCTGCGCCCGCAGCGACGCCTCGGGCGCGGCGACCGCCCCGGCCCTGCCCGCCGCCGGCGCCAGCCACGCCGCCACCGGCCAGCTGCCGCGGCTGATCTTCTTCATGAACCCCAACGGCCCCCCCTGCCAGATGCAGGACCAGATCCTCCAGGGCATGGCCAGCTCGCTCCAGGGGCGCGCCGAGGTGGTCTACTACCGCACCACCGACGGCAACGACCTGCAGCGCTTCCAGCAGTACGGCGTCCGGTCGCTGCCGCTGCTGGTGGTGACCGACGCCTCCGGTCGCGAGCTGCGCCGCGCCACGCCCGGCATCCAGTCGCCGCCGCAGGTCATGTCGCTCCTGGCCCCCTGACCCGCCATGGAGCTCGGCCTCTCGACCCTGGCGCTCACCTTCGGCGCCGGGCTGGCCAGCGTGGCCAGCCCGTGCGTGCTGCCGGTGGTGCCGCTCATCGTCACCGGCACCGCCGAGGAGCACCGCTCGCGGCCCGCCCTGGTGGTGGTGGGCATCGCGCTGAGCTTCGTGGCCATGGGGGTCCTCACCAGCCTCTTCGGCGCCGTCATCGGCCCCGCCCTGCCGGCGCTCGAGAAGGTGGTGGGGGTGCTGGTGCTGGTCTTCGGGCTGCTCCTGCTGGCCGACGTCAACCTCTTCAAGCGGCTGGGCTGGCTGCAGCGCCTCCAGCCGTCGGTGGGGGGGCGCTGGTCCGGCCTGGTCATGGGGCTGAGCCTGGGGCTGGTCTGGATCCCCTGCGTCGGCCCCATGCTCTCGTCGGTGCTGGCCACGGTGGCCGCCGAGGGGACCCTCTCGGCCGGGGTGCTGCTGCTGCTGGTCTACTCGGCCGGCTTCGCGGTGCCCATGCTGCTGGTGGGCTACGGCTCGCAGGCGCTGCGCCGCCGCATCCGCGCCATCTCCGGCCGGCCGCTGGTGGTGCGCTGGGCCTCCGGCCTGCTGCTGGTGGCCTTCGGCCTGGTGATCCTCGACAAGGGGATGCTCTTCGCCGGGATGTAGGCCGGCCGGGAGGGCCCGCGGCTCAGGGCGGCGGCGCGGGCGCGGACGCCCCGGCGCAGCCCTCGAACCAGCGCTCCAGCGAGTCGGCCGGCAGGGCCAGCTCCAGCGAGAAGCGCCCGTCCTCGTCCACCACCCGCGCCGCGTCGAGCAGGTCGGCCAGCCGGGCGTCGCCGGTGGCCTGGGCCTGCAGCCGCCCGGCCGCGATGGCCCCGCCCAGCGAACGGGCCAGGTCGGAGAGGGCCGCCCCGTCCTCGCCGTTGACCCGCACCACCGCCGCCACGTCCTGCATGGCGTCCACGTGCAGCTCCACCCGGCTGGCCGCGGCGGCCAGCCGGGCGCCCAGCTCGGCGTCCCGGCTCGAGAAGAGCCGCTGCACCGCCGCGCCGGGGATGACCCCGTACACCTCGCCGTAGGCCAGGTCCCCGTCGAGCGGCGGCGGGGCCTCGGCCCGGCCCTCCAGCTGGTCCACCGCCAGGCGCGCCGCGGCCTCGTCCGGAGAGAAGACCACCACCTGGTCGCGCCAGCGGGCCAGCACCGGCGCGCCGGCCTTGCCGCGGTCGCGGTAGAGCCGCCCCTCGTCGCCGTAGGGCGTGGCCTCGGCCTGCTGCTCCAGCCGCTCCCAGTGCGCCGCGTCGAAGGTGCCCGAGATCACCACCGCGTCGCCGGCGAAGCCCACCCGGTCCACGTCCTTGAGGACGTCCAGGCCGGTCTCGCGCGAGAGCCCGGCGAAGAAGTCCGGGTCCTTGGCCAGGGCGCAGCGGATGAAGAGCTCGCCGAGCCGGGAGTGGCGCAGGGCGTTGGCCTCGAAGATCACCACCGGCTCCCCCGGCGCGGCCGGCAGCGCGGTCAGGAACGGGTCGCGGCGCGGCGCAGGTGGAGACGGCTCGGCGCCGGGAGCGGCCGTGGCGGGGGCCGCCGCCGGCGGCAGGGTGCGCCGCTCGGTGACCCGGCGCCGCTCCGCCTCCCGCAGCCTCCGGGGGAAGGCCACCGGCGCCAGCGGCCGCTCGGGGGGCTCCTCCACCAGGGCCAGCAGGCCGGCGGCGGCGGCCAGCAGCAGCGCCGCCAGCGCGAGCCAGGTGCGGCGGCGCATCAGAAGTCCTTCCGGTCGAAGAGGGTCAGGGCCACCAGCAGCACCGCGGCCGAGAAGAGGGCCGCGCCGCCGAGCTGGGCGGCCAGGAGCCACGGCGCCGCCGGCCGCCCCTCGGCCAGCCGCCCGGCGTGCTCGGCCAGGCCGGTCAGCCGCGGCAGCGGCGCGGTGAGGGCCAGGAACAGGCTGCGGCCCCACCCCGCCGAGAAGAGCGGCGCCAGCTCGGCCCGCTGGCCGGCCACCACGAAGGCCGCCAGGGCCGCGCCGCCGGCCGCGCCGGAGAGGGCCGCCGAGCGGACCAGCACCGCCGCCAGCAGCATGACGGCGTAGACCGCCGCGAAGCCCGCCACCCCGAGCAGGGCCGCCGCGGCCGGCGCCCACCCGAAGAGGCCGGTCTTGAAGAGGATGATGAGCGAGAGCCCGACGCCGCCGTAGAGCGCCCCCCCGGCCAGGAGCAGCAGCACCCCGAGGTAGGTGCCGAGCAGCAGCTCGGCGCGCCGCAGCGGCAGCGCCAGCAGCTGCTCGATGCGCCCGGGCGCCAGCGCCGCCGGCGCGAAGTCGGCGCAGGCCAGCACGCCGACCACGGCGCCGCCGTAGAAGACCGCGTAGGCCACCCCGGTGAAGAGCGGCCGGAGCGCCACGTCGGCCGGGCGGATGTCGCGCCCGGCGCGGCTGCCCAGGAAGCGCGAGGCGGCCAGGGCGCCGTCCACCACCTCCAGCTCCAGCCCGAAGGCCACCAGCAGGAGCAGCCCGGTGGTGCCGAGCGCCAGCGCCAGCACCCAGCGGCGCGAGCGCGCCTCGCGCAGCAGGTCCAGGGCCACCAGCAGGGCGTTCACGGGCGCCCCGACACGGCGGCCGCCAGCGCCGCCTCCAGGTCCTGGCCCTCGGCGGCCACCTCCACCAGCAGGGCGCCGGCGGCGCGGGCGGCGTCGAGGGCGGCGTTCAGGGCGGCCACGTCGCCCAGGAACCGCAGCGCGGCCCCCTCCCCCGGGAGGAAGCCGGCGCCCGCCAGCGCCGCCGGCGGCGCCCCGGCGGAGAAGCGGACGCGCCAGGCCGCGCCGGAGGCGGCCAGCGCCTCCAGCGGCCCCTGGCGCACCA is drawn from Anaeromyxobacter sp. and contains these coding sequences:
- a CDS encoding cytochrome c biogenesis protein CcdA; translation: MELGLSTLALTFGAGLASVASPCVLPVVPLIVTGTAEEHRSRPALVVVGIALSFVAMGVLTSLFGAVIGPALPALEKVVGVLVLVFGLLLLADVNLFKRLGWLQRLQPSVGGRWSGLVMGLSLGLVWIPCVGPMLSSVLATVAAEGTLSAGVLLLLVYSAGFAVPMLLVGYGSQALRRRIRAISGRPLVVRWASGLLLVAFGLVILDKGMLFAGM
- a CDS encoding response regulator, producing the protein MPEQESSAGQPDDSSSRQLAEERLRQSEEKFSKVFLTIPDTLVVTRAGDGLLLDANPGFELATGWPRQDAVGRSTLALALWADPAERTHMVERLAAGGEVLYQPFTFRRRSGALREGVYSARAVTLGGEACVLFCMQDVTERRRLEAAHADMEAQLRQAQKLEAVGQVAGGVAHDFNNLLTVQVAGLATLEEMAGLPEEAREVVGEIREAARAAAGLTRQLLAFSRRQVLQPRRADLAEVLRSFLKMVRRVLREDVVLELRLGGEPLWLDADVGMLEQVLMNLAVNARDAMPDGGRLVVAADLVALGEAAAALHPEARVGRFVQLAVSDSGHGMDQATQRRIFEPFFTTKPHGQGSGLGLATAYGIVKQHGGWIEVVSRPGAGATFLVHYPAAEAPLVQAMTPVPQAAALPRGAGQRVLLAEDEPAVRRSLCSWLGRLGYQVTEAADGAAAEQAWRAEPGAFHLLLTDLVMPGGTSGLELVRRLRAEDPGLPALVMSGHGPDLAAGLPTGVGFLPKPWAPEELARAIHRELRRRPGAGG
- a CDS encoding NapC/NirT family cytochrome c — protein: MKRLLSDLTRTRLGLAGAFLATVTGLLLVTLLVLSLAGFEGGPYFGLLAFMLLPALFVAGLLLIPAGAWLERRRIAHGGAPSPPLPVLDLNDVSSRRKVLWIAGLTVINVIVVAVATYRGVHAMESPAFCGSCHTVMDPEFSAYSRSPHQRVRCVECHIGPGASWFVKSKLSGSWQMISVMLHLYPTPIPTPVENLRPARDTCEQCHWPTKFVGDRLKVLTHHDEDEASTPTKTVLVLRVGGLGAGGGQGIHHHVSPGVVVRYQADARREVMGAVEVTHADGTRLTYLPKAGTPPASPDGEWRTMDCIDCHNRPTHQFRGAEWELDQALESGRVDRTLPFLRREGLKAMTAPYGSPAEARQGIEAALAAFYARERPEVLAQRGPAVTAAAAELAEAWARNVWPQMKITWGTYPSQLGHVATPGCFRCHDEEHATAEGKVLSQDCGLCHTLLADGEHDPAILKQLSP
- a CDS encoding class I SAM-dependent methyltransferase gives rise to the protein MATSRTRPPPSPTRAPARRGAAAAAGPARPRPRPPRPGRAAAPGVDRHVLYARAVQHADSELELLEWVARRAGRPAQSLREDFCGTALLASSWIGRGPRRTATAVDLDPEVLAWARTHRLPALGPRAGRLRLVQADVRRGPRGPFDAVLALNFSYQVFTTREALRGYLASARRALAPGGVMVLDAFGGWLAQKPLTERRRIAGGVTYVWQQEAFDPITHRLRCAIHFQLPGGQRLRRAFTYDWRLWTLPELTELMAEAGFEGVEVLWDPTPQESDPAWEPRRAADNQPGFLAYVTGRRPRR
- a CDS encoding YebC/PmpR family DNA-binding transcriptional regulator, producing MGRIFETRKATMFARWNKMAKVFTRISKDIVIAVKAGGPSPDTNAALRRALQNARGANMPKDKVEGAIKRASGQDQQAYEVVLYEGYAPHGVAVVVETATDNVVRTVANVRVGFKNHGGNMGTTGSVAFQFQKMGAFRLAPEGLDPDALELDLIDHGLEELGEGTGEKGEKQLVIRCAFASFGAMQAALEERKLPVISAELEYVPQNPVTLPEEQAKEVLELVDALEQDDDVQRVFHNLA